Genomic segment of Lentisphaera araneosa HTCC2155:
GAGCCCCGCTAGTGATATCTATGCTTTAGGTTCATTGCTTTACTCATTACTGACTCATAAAAATGCCTTTGATGGTAGCCACCAAGATATTCTTACTCGCACTCTGGAAGCTCCTCCTCTAGCACCCAGTGTGAAATGTTCCCACAAAGTCCCACGTGCCTTAGAGGCTATCTGCTTAAAAGCCATGTCTCTAATACCCACAGATCGTTATGCTCAACTTGCAGATTTGGAAAAAGACCTCGAACTTTATCAGCAAGGCTACCCCGTCAAAGCCCAGAAAGCGCGACTCTCGCTTTATCTCAGCTCTTGGTTTAAGAGACATAAAAAGACGGTGGGTTTAAGTAGCTTTTTCCTCCTGCTTATCAGCGCCATTATTTTCTTATCTTTCAAGGAAATCCAAGAAGAACGCAATGAGGCCATTAGTGAAAAAGTTCGTGCCGAAGAAAACCTTAGACTCTTTCGACAAGAACAAGCCATTGCCGAAAAAAACCGCCAGCTCTATGAACAGGAAAATAACTTAAATACAGTTCAAGCCGATTACTTTTACGAAACGATCAACAATCTCTATGAGCTTGATAACTACACCGATGCGACTAAGAGAATTAAAGCCATAAATAAACACCTTGAGCGAGAAAAAGATCCCAAACGCTTAGAAAAAATATTTGCCTATAAAGCAGGTTTGTATTTTGTTTTGCAAGATTATTCCCAATGCCTCGAGACGCTCAAGAAAATTGATATTAGCAAGTATGGGAAATTAAAGTCACTCTATGATATCTCACACAATTTTGCTCCTCGCTTAAACAAAAACTCGCGTCTTTCAGGCGAAGACCTCGAGCAACTCGCTTTACGATTCCCTAATCATATTACTAGCATGCTCTATTATACCTATTACTATCACACCATGATGGGACCTAGGAAACCCGAGGAGAATCTAAAAACAGTCAAAGTTCTTCTCAATCGAATCAATTTGCTCACGTCGAAAACTGATCGCCCTATTACGCTCACGAAAAGCCTTGATGCTAGCTATCAACTCGATTTAAGCCATCATAAATACAGTCACTTAGCCATGCCCATTCCCGTGAATCGACGCCAAAGGAATTTGCTTTTAGGCCTCAATGTAAACAAGCTAGATTTGAGCTACAGCAAATTTAATGATGGCACTCAACTTATAGGCTATAATTTAGACGAACTTCATATTCGAGGAATTCATAAAGTCAATAATTTACGCTTACTCACTACGGGTAAAATTAAAATGATTTACCACAACTTAGAGCTCTCAGATCAAGACTTGGCTGAATTATATCCGAAGACTCAATTCCTACGAATCCAGGATTAAGAAGTGCTTATTCTAAGTCTTGTCTAAGTTTATTAATTTCCTTAGCAAAACGCTCTTTCATGCGAAAACGTAGATTATAAACTACTTTTTCCTCAGCCTCCATATATTTAGCGACTTCCGCAACCGATG
This window contains:
- a CDS encoding serine/threonine protein kinase: MSDLEESFQELDCDFQKFYQSDELSEFAESSYPILESLKSSSKHYSDEEFIAQGGEKKIFKVKDTQADRFIALARPLDSAEPQQIESFLREARISSFLQHPNILSVYEMSLDQEGEPFFTMELMKGESLLSILNKIKDNDAQSIEKYPLPKRIDIFQKICSALSYAHSKNILHLDIKPANIQVGEHGEVLLCDWGLAKIMKNFEKQNSQAIDLSQISPDPLLLNEHTLVGQIKGTPGFMSPEQINHQEELSPASDIYALGSLLYSLLTHKNAFDGSHQDILTRTLEAPPLAPSVKCSHKVPRALEAICLKAMSLIPTDRYAQLADLEKDLELYQQGYPVKAQKARLSLYLSSWFKRHKKTVGLSSFFLLLISAIIFLSFKEIQEERNEAISEKVRAEENLRLFRQEQAIAEKNRQLYEQENNLNTVQADYFYETINNLYELDNYTDATKRIKAINKHLEREKDPKRLEKIFAYKAGLYFVLQDYSQCLETLKKIDISKYGKLKSLYDISHNFAPRLNKNSRLSGEDLEQLALRFPNHITSMLYYTYYYHTMMGPRKPEENLKTVKVLLNRINLLTSKTDRPITLTKSLDASYQLDLSHHKYSHLAMPIPVNRRQRNLLLGLNVNKLDLSYSKFNDGTQLIGYNLDELHIRGIHKVNNLRLLTTGKIKMIYHNLELSDQDLAELYPKTQFLRIQD